In Flammeovirgaceae bacterium 311, one DNA window encodes the following:
- the ureC gene encoding urease subunit alpha (COG0804 Urea amidohydrolase (urease) alpha subunit) — protein MSYKIDRRAYADMYGPTVGDKVRLGDTALVVEVEKDYAVYGEECKFGGGKVLRDGMGQAAGVAQADALDLIITNALVIDYTGIYKADIGIKNGYICGIGKGGNPHIMPGTSPHMIVGVTTEVVAGEGLILTAGAIDSHIHFISPQQIPEALASGITTMLGGGTGPSAGSNATTCTPGAFYIEMMLKSTEAYPLNFGFLGKGNSSKTEGLVEQIEAGALGLKLHEDWGTTPAAIDNCLSLADQYDVQVCIHTDTLNESGFVELSVKAFKGRTIHTYHTEGAGGGHAPDIIKICGEPNVIPSSTNPTRPFTVNTIDEHLDMLMVCHHLDKNIPEDVAFAESRIRGETIAAEDILHDMGALSIMASDSQAMGRVGEVITRTWQTAHKMKEQRGLLQEDAAGVAQADNFRVKRYVAKYTINPARAHGLSEVVGSVEKGKLADLVLWKPAFFGSRPEMIIKGGIIVQSQMGDANASIPTPQPYISRPMFGALGSAIGKSSVAFVSGASLAYVKEHYGLTKKVVAVKGCRNIGKKDMALNDYLPNIAVDPETYQVTVDGVHLTCEPATKLPLAQLYNLF, from the coding sequence ATGAGCTATAAAATTGATCGCAGGGCTTATGCCGATATGTACGGACCAACCGTTGGTGATAAAGTACGACTGGGCGATACAGCACTTGTGGTAGAAGTGGAAAAGGATTATGCCGTATATGGTGAAGAATGTAAATTTGGCGGTGGTAAGGTTTTGCGCGATGGCATGGGGCAGGCTGCCGGTGTTGCCCAGGCCGATGCACTGGATCTGATCATCACCAATGCACTGGTAATTGATTATACAGGTATTTACAAAGCTGACATAGGCATCAAGAATGGATATATTTGTGGTATAGGAAAAGGAGGAAATCCACATATCATGCCCGGAACCTCCCCCCATATGATTGTAGGCGTAACAACCGAAGTGGTGGCTGGCGAAGGCCTGATCTTAACAGCCGGTGCGATCGATTCTCACATTCACTTCATCAGTCCACAGCAAATTCCAGAAGCACTGGCGTCTGGTATAACCACCATGCTGGGGGGCGGCACAGGACCTTCAGCGGGATCAAATGCCACTACCTGCACCCCGGGTGCTTTCTATATTGAAATGATGCTGAAATCTACGGAAGCTTACCCACTGAACTTCGGCTTCCTGGGCAAAGGAAACTCATCTAAAACCGAGGGTCTGGTGGAACAGATAGAAGCAGGTGCTTTGGGTCTGAAACTTCATGAAGACTGGGGAACCACTCCTGCTGCCATCGATAACTGCCTGTCCCTCGCCGATCAGTACGATGTACAAGTGTGTATCCATACTGATACTCTGAACGAAAGCGGATTTGTAGAACTATCTGTTAAAGCATTCAAAGGCAGAACAATTCATACCTATCATACAGAAGGTGCCGGAGGTGGCCATGCTCCGGATATCATCAAAATTTGCGGAGAACCCAACGTAATCCCATCTTCGACCAATCCTACAAGACCTTTTACAGTTAATACCATCGACGAGCACCTCGATATGCTCATGGTGTGCCATCACCTTGATAAAAACATACCAGAAGATGTTGCCTTTGCAGAAAGCCGTATCCGCGGGGAAACCATTGCAGCAGAAGACATCCTGCATGATATGGGTGCACTCTCCATTATGGCTTCCGATTCGCAGGCCATGGGCCGTGTGGGGGAAGTAATAACGCGTACCTGGCAAACGGCACATAAAATGAAAGAGCAGAGGGGCTTATTACAAGAAGATGCCGCTGGTGTCGCACAAGCCGATAATTTCAGGGTAAAGCGCTATGTAGCCAAATATACCATTAACCCCGCCCGTGCCCACGGATTATCAGAAGTGGTAGGCTCTGTGGAAAAGGGTAAACTGGCAGACCTGGTCTTATGGAAGCCTGCCTTCTTTGGCTCCAGGCCTGAAATGATCATTAAGGGTGGAATTATTGTGCAGTCGCAAATGGGTGATGCCAATGCCTCCATCCCTACCCCACAGCCTTATATTTCCAGACCTATGTTCGGAGCTCTGGGAAGTGCCATTGGCAAAAGTTCTGTTGCCTTTGTATCGGGGGCTTCTCTGGCATATGTAAAAGAGCATTACGGCCTTACCAAAAAGGTGGTTGCTGTAAAAGGCTGCCGGAACATAGGCAAAAAAGATATGGCACTGAACGATTACCTGCCCAATATTGCAGTAGATCCGGAAACTTACCAGGTAACTGTTGATGGTGTACACTTAACTTGTGAACCCGCTACAAAATTACCACTGGCACAATTATATAATCTTTTCTGA
- a CDS encoding ompa/motb domain protein (COG2885 Outer membrane protein and related peptidoglycan-associated (lipo)proteins), with product MKLFKAKHTKFWLAALAMGMVATTAPAQSKKAPILSADTSLNTKYNELKPVVSPDGSRLYFGRSNHPSSTGGRKDRADAWVATATTGDMFGNVQRLSAMLNSAQADMVVGFADEGSQLYLMRNNTESNHKADAGLYLMSADGSSSARPVTVKYFLNKARHQDINISHDGHYMLISMESYSTYGLEDLYVSVRQSDGSWGEPLNLGPEINTSMQEMSAFLAPDGRTLYFTSNRPGGKGSMDIWVSTRLDNSWKRWSTPQNVSSINTPGSEMYYYEPVAGQWSYYTSTQNSEGFGDIRRIRKPEPPTPPALETTPEVVTAAVPLQPQQTATPAEIRDEVVEIVENAQSEITLNGQVTGADGKTPLARLIVRRENFLDSVSAASTYYMALPASGQYQVQAKARGYLTVDTLINITENTNQLNIALRPLAVGTTVRLDNVMFQQSTAVLVEESAASLDKVVQMLKENPSMEIMLTGHTDNQGSSRANIRLSQERVDAVKSYLVSRGVDQKRIKGKGYGGTRPIASNANPETRQLNRRVEFTILKE from the coding sequence ATGAAGCTGTTTAAAGCAAAACATACAAAATTCTGGTTAGCTGCCCTGGCAATGGGTATGGTGGCAACTACCGCCCCGGCACAAAGCAAAAAGGCTCCCATTCTCTCGGCAGATACCAGCCTGAATACGAAATATAATGAGCTGAAGCCGGTTGTTTCTCCCGATGGCAGCCGCCTTTATTTTGGCAGAAGCAACCACCCAAGCAGTACCGGCGGCCGTAAAGACAGGGCCGATGCCTGGGTTGCCACCGCTACAACAGGAGATATGTTTGGCAATGTACAACGTCTTAGTGCCATGCTGAACTCAGCACAGGCCGATATGGTAGTGGGGTTTGCCGATGAGGGATCGCAGCTGTACCTGATGCGGAATAACACGGAAAGCAACCATAAGGCCGATGCCGGTTTGTACCTGATGAGCGCTGATGGCAGCAGCTCTGCCAGACCTGTTACTGTAAAATATTTTCTGAATAAAGCCCGTCACCAGGATATCAATATCTCGCACGATGGCCATTATATGCTGATCTCCATGGAGTCATACAGCACATACGGGCTTGAAGACCTTTATGTGAGTGTACGCCAGTCTGATGGCAGCTGGGGAGAACCTCTGAACCTTGGTCCCGAGATTAATACCTCCATGCAGGAAATGAGTGCTTTTCTGGCTCCTGATGGCCGAACCCTCTATTTTACCAGCAATCGTCCGGGTGGTAAAGGCAGCATGGATATCTGGGTGAGTACCCGGCTTGATAACAGCTGGAAACGCTGGAGCACCCCTCAAAATGTTAGCAGTATTAATACACCAGGCTCTGAAATGTATTACTATGAGCCTGTTGCCGGCCAGTGGTCTTATTATACCTCTACGCAAAACAGCGAAGGTTTTGGAGATATACGCCGCATTCGTAAGCCTGAGCCTCCAACACCGCCTGCACTGGAAACAACACCAGAGGTTGTAACGGCTGCTGTTCCTTTGCAGCCACAGCAAACAGCAACGCCCGCTGAAATCAGGGATGAGGTGGTGGAAATAGTAGAAAATGCGCAGTCGGAGATTACACTAAACGGACAGGTAACAGGTGCCGATGGTAAAACTCCGCTTGCCAGACTGATAGTCAGAAGAGAGAATTTCCTGGATTCGGTTTCTGCTGCCAGTACATACTACATGGCTCTGCCTGCTTCAGGTCAGTACCAGGTGCAGGCAAAAGCAAGAGGATATCTCACTGTTGATACACTAATCAATATCACTGAAAATACCAATCAGCTGAATATAGCCTTAAGACCTTTAGCAGTGGGTACTACCGTTCGCCTGGATAATGTGATGTTCCAGCAGAGTACAGCTGTACTGGTGGAAGAAAGTGCTGCATCGCTGGATAAGGTGGTGCAGATGTTAAAGGAAAATCCAAGCATGGAAATCATGCTGACCGGCCACACCGATAACCAGGGCAGCAGCCGTGCAAATATCAGGCTTTCGCAGGAGCGTGTAGATGCTGTAAAAAGTTACCTGGTTAGCCGCGGAGTTGACCAGAAACGGATAAAGGGCAAAGGCTACGGAGGTACCCGCCCCATTGCCAGCAACGCTAATCCGGAAACGCGACAGTTAAACAGAAGGGTTGAATTCACAATCCTGAAAGAGTAA
- a CDS encoding high-affinity nickel-transporter, with the protein MGHAFEADHLMAMSAIVNKRDSMLLAARDGLFWGLGHTTTIVVVGVIIMLSKTLVFNSGYFEAAIGVMLILVGILRLSTKKKNRYTPGRNKYNYAYMIGLAHGLAGSGALVLLVMSEISDFYLGVIYLLIFGFGSIAGMLIAASLFSIPFTPRMNINRKIRELAVSLSSLLCIMYGGWMFYTNIG; encoded by the coding sequence ATGGGCCATGCTTTCGAAGCTGATCATCTTATGGCCATGAGCGCTATTGTGAACAAACGTGACAGTATGTTGCTGGCAGCCCGCGACGGTCTTTTCTGGGGACTTGGTCATACAACCACCATTGTAGTAGTAGGTGTCATTATAATGCTAAGCAAAACACTGGTATTCAACTCCGGTTATTTTGAAGCTGCCATAGGTGTAATGTTGATACTTGTAGGAATTTTACGCCTGAGCACTAAAAAAAAGAATCGCTATACCCCCGGTCGAAATAAATACAACTATGCCTATATGATAGGCCTGGCCCATGGCTTAGCCGGCAGCGGAGCACTGGTATTACTGGTCATGAGTGAAATCAGTGATTTTTACCTGGGGGTCATTTACCTGCTGATTTTCGGATTTGGATCAATCGCAGGGATGTTGATAGCTGCAAGTTTATTTAGCATCCCATTTACACCCCGTATGAATATTAACCGAAAAATTCGTGAATTGGCCGTCAGCCTCTCTTCACTGCTTTGCATAATGTACGGAGGCTGGATGTTCTACACCAACATAGGCTAA
- a CDS encoding urease accessory protein (COG0830 Urease accessory protein UreF), giving the protein MSKFARLLHLVDSSIPTGSFAYSYGLESSITFGLISNQFQLRNYLYAYLQQAASMEIPFINSCFVHSFPYVDEELKQIVKTYDAMMLVPVVLKSSLAQGKNWISLLHSFYPGGDIHAISAWFAAQKLPLHFVPVYTLALKQMGFTLEEIRSMYLHMALRDQVSAAIRLGFIGAIEGNGLQHQFYSVFEDLIGIHCNKFYGDASRSAFMLDTAQIFHENVYSKLFQN; this is encoded by the coding sequence ATGAGTAAATTTGCCCGCCTGCTTCACCTGGTTGATTCCTCCATTCCAACTGGTTCTTTTGCCTACTCTTACGGACTGGAGAGCAGCATCACTTTTGGGCTGATCAGTAATCAATTTCAATTAAGAAATTATCTATATGCTTACCTGCAGCAGGCGGCAAGTATGGAAATACCTTTTATAAACTCCTGCTTTGTGCACTCTTTTCCCTATGTGGATGAAGAATTAAAGCAGATAGTAAAAACTTACGATGCCATGATGCTGGTGCCAGTGGTTCTAAAATCAAGTCTGGCGCAGGGAAAAAACTGGATCAGCCTGTTGCACTCTTTCTACCCTGGTGGAGATATACATGCCATTAGTGCCTGGTTTGCAGCACAAAAACTACCGCTGCATTTTGTGCCTGTTTATACACTGGCGCTGAAGCAAATGGGGTTTACGCTGGAGGAAATCAGGAGCATGTACCTGCACATGGCCCTGAGAGATCAGGTAAGTGCAGCTATTCGGCTGGGTTTTATCGGCGCTATTGAGGGCAATGGGCTGCAGCATCAATTTTATTCAGTTTTTGAAGACCTGATAGGTATTCATTGTAATAAATTTTATGGCGATGCCTCCAGATCTGCATTTATGCTGGACACTGCCCAGATTTTTCATGAAAATGTGTACTCCAAACTATTCCAGAATTAA
- a CDS encoding urease accessory protein (COG0829 Urease accessory protein UreH), with protein MGKVADWSEIEVARVQGKSVLTSCKSLQPLKILNPRTHSSCCHVVLSNYGGGMVAGDTIQLRIKGAADTRLAITTQANSRIFKTLNGSGATQTLEGELEKGGVAVVFSDPVVMQEESQYRQYQRWQIAPEALLFVADWLSSGRADLGEQFKFRSYSSELQVKQGEKMVLLDRFQFSPGDHIAGSPANFSHYQTVLSAYMVGDPADQRFQLLAEALNKLKEQEQPELGSDLSANECVVAITKAREGVYVLRAGAKSRSAMQPVVDAMMNALSTADILDFNPFKRKF; from the coding sequence ATGGGGAAAGTAGCAGACTGGAGCGAAATTGAGGTTGCAAGGGTACAGGGAAAGTCTGTGCTGACAAGTTGTAAAAGTCTGCAGCCTTTAAAAATATTGAATCCCCGGACCCATTCTTCCTGCTGCCATGTGGTGCTATCGAACTATGGTGGTGGCATGGTGGCCGGCGACACCATTCAGCTTAGGATTAAGGGCGCCGCCGATACCCGGCTGGCCATTACCACACAGGCAAATTCCCGGATTTTCAAAACGCTAAATGGCAGCGGCGCTACTCAAACATTAGAAGGCGAGCTGGAAAAAGGAGGAGTGGCCGTTGTATTTTCAGATCCTGTAGTAATGCAGGAGGAAAGCCAGTACAGGCAGTACCAGCGCTGGCAAATTGCCCCTGAGGCCCTTCTTTTTGTAGCAGACTGGCTTAGCTCCGGCCGGGCTGACCTGGGGGAGCAGTTTAAATTCAGAAGTTACTCTTCAGAGCTGCAGGTAAAGCAGGGGGAGAAAATGGTACTGCTGGATCGTTTTCAGTTCAGCCCCGGGGATCATATAGCCGGTTCACCAGCTAATTTTAGCCACTACCAGACTGTTCTTTCCGCCTACATGGTAGGTGATCCTGCTGATCAGCGTTTCCAGTTATTAGCTGAAGCTTTAAATAAGCTAAAAGAGCAGGAGCAGCCGGAATTAGGATCAGATTTATCAGCGAATGAATGTGTTGTGGCCATCACCAAAGCCCGTGAGGGGGTGTATGTTTTAAGAGCAGGTGCAAAAAGCCGTTCTGCCATGCAGCCTGTGGTAGACGCTATGATGAATGCCTTGTCCACAGCTGATATCCTTGATTTTAACCCTTTCAAACGAAAATTTTAG
- a CDS encoding bifunctional urease subunit gamma/beta (COG0831 Urea amidohydrolase (urease) gamma subunit), translating into MHLSPKDIDKLVLHNAGFLAQKRYARGLKLNYPEAVALIATQLLEFIRDGESVAELMDKGKKILGHDDLMEGVAGMIDEVQVEGTFPDGTKLVTVHNPVCRQKGIAELALYASGLSQAAVKTAQPDNFITAIPGEYTLQDAALELNSGRQVISLEVSNMGDRPVQVGSHYPFFETNPMLLFNRELAYGYRLNIPAGTAVRFEPGERKQVELVALAGERKVYGGSGLIDGTLDNANKANALQSMRDQNFFHTEQ; encoded by the coding sequence ATGCACCTTTCTCCCAAAGACATTGATAAACTTGTGTTGCATAATGCAGGCTTTCTTGCTCAAAAGCGTTATGCACGTGGCTTGAAGCTCAATTATCCAGAAGCAGTAGCCCTTATTGCTACTCAGCTGCTGGAATTTATAAGGGACGGCGAAAGCGTTGCTGAGCTGATGGACAAAGGAAAAAAAATTCTTGGACATGACGATTTGATGGAAGGAGTTGCTGGCATGATAGATGAAGTGCAGGTAGAAGGTACCTTCCCCGACGGTACAAAATTAGTAACAGTGCACAATCCAGTTTGCAGGCAGAAAGGCATTGCCGAACTGGCGCTTTATGCCTCTGGATTAAGCCAAGCTGCTGTAAAAACAGCACAGCCCGATAATTTCATCACCGCCATTCCCGGAGAATACACCCTGCAGGATGCTGCACTGGAGCTGAACAGCGGAAGGCAAGTAATTTCATTAGAAGTATCTAACATGGGCGACCGACCTGTACAGGTGGGCTCTCATTATCCATTTTTCGAAACCAATCCCATGCTTCTTTTTAACCGTGAATTGGCATATGGGTACCGGCTGAACATACCAGCCGGCACTGCTGTACGCTTTGAGCCTGGGGAACGCAAACAGGTTGAGCTGGTAGCACTGGCAGGCGAAAGAAAAGTGTATGGAGGCAGTGGACTTATAGACGGAACCCTTGATAATGCCAACAAAGCTAATGCCCTCCAGTCTATGAGAGACCAGAATTTTTTCCACACTGAGCAATAG
- a CDS encoding ATPase (COG0714 MoxR-like ATPases) encodes MKFTGTDSYIAPRDLQIAVEAAITLQKPLLIKGEPGTGKTLLAYEIASSLGKKLITWNIKSTTSAQQGLYEYDAISRLRDAQLNSERVNDIRHYIRKGKLWEAFVAEEAPVLLIDEIDKADLEFPNDLLQELDRMEFYCYELNETICARQRPVVIITSNNEKELPDAFLRRCFFHYINFPDADTLRQIVEVHYPGLQEQLISRAIELFLEIREKRQLKKRPSTSELIDWIKLLLAGSIDTNDLEDIDLQEQLPPYAGALLKNEQDLQAVLFGSRHRSSYYS; translated from the coding sequence ATGAAGTTTACAGGAACAGATTCATATATAGCGCCACGCGATTTACAGATAGCAGTAGAAGCTGCCATTACCCTGCAGAAACCCCTGCTGATCAAAGGTGAGCCCGGTACCGGCAAAACACTGCTCGCTTATGAGATTGCCAGCTCTCTTGGCAAAAAGCTGATCACCTGGAACATAAAGTCGACAACCTCTGCTCAGCAGGGGCTTTATGAATACGATGCAATCAGCCGTCTGCGTGATGCTCAACTGAACAGTGAGCGCGTAAACGATATTCGCCACTACATACGCAAAGGTAAACTTTGGGAAGCCTTTGTGGCAGAAGAGGCTCCTGTGTTGCTCATCGATGAAATTGACAAAGCAGATCTTGAGTTTCCCAACGACCTGCTGCAGGAGCTGGACAGAATGGAATTTTACTGCTATGAGCTTAACGAAACCATTTGTGCCAGGCAAAGGCCAGTTGTAATTATTACCTCTAACAACGAAAAGGAGTTGCCGGATGCATTTCTACGCCGTTGCTTTTTTCATTATATAAATTTTCCTGATGCTGATACCCTTCGCCAGATTGTGGAGGTACATTATCCTGGGCTGCAGGAGCAGCTGATCAGCAGGGCAATTGAGCTTTTTTTAGAGATCAGGGAAAAGCGACAGCTGAAAAAACGCCCCTCTACAAGTGAGCTGATCGACTGGATAAAACTATTGCTGGCAGGCAGCATCGACACCAATGATCTGGAAGATATTGACCTGCAAGAGCAGCTGCCCCCCTATGCCGGAGCACTGCTTAAAAACGAACAGGACCTGCAGGCAGTTCTTTTTGGTTCGCGTCACCGCAGTAGCTATTACTCCTGA
- a CDS encoding urease accessory protein (COG0378 Ni2+-binding GTPase involved in regulation of expression and maturation of urease and hydrogenase), with amino-acid sequence MPLIDKLALLLHGHSHEQYDTPGDYNERETRKLPSYRNFRKRAFTVGIGGPVGTGKTALLKALCERMRSEHQLGVVTNDIFTREDAEFLIRNSALSEDRIVGVETGGCPHAAIREDISLNMNALEELMIRFNNKLEYLFVESGGDNLAAHFSRELVDYSIYVIDVSGGDKIPRKGGPGITQSDLLVINKIDLKDLVRADLGVMERDSRKMRGEGPFLFARALDGYGLDEIIGHIKTARDKALLAVREDRR; translated from the coding sequence ATGCCTTTGATCGATAAACTGGCGCTGCTGCTGCACGGCCATAGCCACGAGCAGTACGACACTCCGGGCGATTATAACGAGCGGGAAACCCGTAAGCTGCCATCTTACCGTAACTTCAGGAAAAGAGCATTTACCGTAGGTATTGGCGGCCCTGTCGGTACAGGTAAAACTGCCCTGCTGAAAGCGCTGTGTGAACGTATGCGCAGCGAGCATCAGCTGGGGGTGGTTACCAACGATATTTTTACACGTGAGGATGCAGAATTCCTCATCAGGAACAGCGCTCTTAGCGAAGACAGGATTGTTGGTGTTGAAACTGGTGGATGTCCGCATGCTGCCATACGCGAGGATATTTCACTGAATATGAATGCCCTGGAAGAGCTGATGATCCGCTTCAACAATAAGCTGGAGTATCTTTTTGTAGAAAGCGGCGGTGATAACCTTGCTGCACATTTCAGCAGGGAGCTGGTAGATTATTCCATCTACGTGATCGATGTTTCCGGTGGCGATAAAATACCCCGTAAAGGCGGTCCTGGCATTACTCAATCCGATCTGCTGGTTATCAATAAAATTGATTTGAAAGATCTGGTGCGTGCCGATCTGGGAGTGATGGAACGCGATTCCAGGAAAATGCGGGGCGAAGGCCCTTTCCTGTTTGCCCGCGCTCTAGATGGATATGGACTTGACGAAATTATCGGCCACATCAAAACGGCAAGGGATAAAGCTCTGTTGGCTGTACGTGAAGACAGGCGCTAG